In a genomic window of Poecilia reticulata strain Guanapo linkage group LG22, Guppy_female_1.0+MT, whole genome shotgun sequence:
- the atxn3 gene encoding ataxin-3 isoform X1: MFDRKLNMDSIFHEKQEGSLCAQHCLNNLLQGEYFTPVDLSSIAHQLDEEERMRMAEGGMASEEYRTFLQQPSGNMDDSGFFSIQVISNALRVWGLELILFNSPEYQRLMINPINEKAFICNYKEHWFTIRKLGQQWFNLNSLLTGPELISDTYLALFLAQLQQEGYSIFVIRGNLPECEAEQILGIMRVHQQQRPRLIGEDEAQTSMGRTSASQVQTDAGFVVEDEDEELKRALALSRQDMDVEDEEADVRRAIQLSMQGAVMSNSSSECEALGVKSSSADEGQKVQSETLTAEELRKRRQAYFDRQQQQVQPNIPQQPDTNPGSANTGSEEDQQQESSQ, encoded by the exons ATGTTTGACAGAAAGCTGAATATGGATTCCATATTTCATGAGAAA caagAGGGCTCCCTGTGTGCCCAGCACTGCCTGAACAACCTCCTGCAGGGGGAGTACTTCACCCCCGTGGATCTGTCCTCCATTGCTCACCAGCTGGATGAAGAGGAGAGGATGAGGATGGCCGAGGGCGGCATGGCCAGTGAGGAATACCGGACGTTTTTACAG caACCCTCAGGGAACATGGATGACAGTGGATTCTTCTCGATACAA GTTATTAGCAACGCTCTGCGGGTGTGGGGCTTGGAGCTGATCCTTTTTAACAGCCCAGAGTACCAGAGGCTGATGATAAACCCGAT aaatgaaaaggcTTTCATTTGCAACTATAAGGAGCACTGGTTTACTATACGCAAACTGGGACAGCAG TGGTTCAACCTGAACTCACTCCTGACTGGACCGGAGTTGATATCGGACACATATTTAGCCCTTTTCCTCGCACAGCTGCAACAGGAAG GTTATTCCATATTTGTAATCCGGGGAAATCTCCCAGAGTGTGAGGCGGAGCAGATCCTGGGGATCATGCGGGTCCACCAGCAGCAACGACCCAGACTCATCGGCGAGGACGAGGCCCAGACCAGCATGGG CAGGACGTCGGCCTCTCAAGTGCAGACGGACGCGGGTTTTGTTGTGGAGGACGAGGATGAGGAGCTGAAGAGAGCTCTGGCGCTCAGCAGGCAGGACATGGATGTGGAAGACGAAGAGGCCGACGTTCGGAGAGCCATTCAGCTCAGCATGCAGG GAGCCGTGATGAGCAACTCGTCTTCGGAGTGCGAGGCTTTAGGTGTGAAATCCAGCAGCGCTGATGAAGGACAAAAAGTCCAGAGCGAGACACTGACAGCGGaggagctgaggaagaggagacaaGCCTACTTTGATCG GCAGCAGCAACAAGTTCAACCAAACATTCCCCAACAGCCAGACACAAATCCAG GATCAGCAAACACCGGCTCAGAGGAAGACCAACAGCAAGAGTCCAGCCAGTGA
- the atxn3 gene encoding ataxin-3 isoform X2, whose protein sequence is MFDRKLNMDSIFHEKQEGSLCAQHCLNNLLQGEYFTPVDLSSIAHQLDEEERMRMAEGGMASEEYRTFLQQPSGNMDDSGFFSIQVISNALRVWGLELILFNSPEYQRLMINPINEKAFICNYKEHWFTIRKLGQQWFNLNSLLTGPELISDTYLALFLAQLQQEGYSIFVIRGNLPECEAEQILGIMRVHQQQRPRLIGEDEAQTSMGTSASQVQTDAGFVVEDEDEELKRALALSRQDMDVEDEEADVRRAIQLSMQGAVMSNSSSECEALGVKSSSADEGQKVQSETLTAEELRKRRQAYFDRQQQQVQPNIPQQPDTNPGSANTGSEEDQQQESSQ, encoded by the exons ATGTTTGACAGAAAGCTGAATATGGATTCCATATTTCATGAGAAA caagAGGGCTCCCTGTGTGCCCAGCACTGCCTGAACAACCTCCTGCAGGGGGAGTACTTCACCCCCGTGGATCTGTCCTCCATTGCTCACCAGCTGGATGAAGAGGAGAGGATGAGGATGGCCGAGGGCGGCATGGCCAGTGAGGAATACCGGACGTTTTTACAG caACCCTCAGGGAACATGGATGACAGTGGATTCTTCTCGATACAA GTTATTAGCAACGCTCTGCGGGTGTGGGGCTTGGAGCTGATCCTTTTTAACAGCCCAGAGTACCAGAGGCTGATGATAAACCCGAT aaatgaaaaggcTTTCATTTGCAACTATAAGGAGCACTGGTTTACTATACGCAAACTGGGACAGCAG TGGTTCAACCTGAACTCACTCCTGACTGGACCGGAGTTGATATCGGACACATATTTAGCCCTTTTCCTCGCACAGCTGCAACAGGAAG GTTATTCCATATTTGTAATCCGGGGAAATCTCCCAGAGTGTGAGGCGGAGCAGATCCTGGGGATCATGCGGGTCCACCAGCAGCAACGACCCAGACTCATCGGCGAGGACGAGGCCCAGACCAGCATGGG GACGTCGGCCTCTCAAGTGCAGACGGACGCGGGTTTTGTTGTGGAGGACGAGGATGAGGAGCTGAAGAGAGCTCTGGCGCTCAGCAGGCAGGACATGGATGTGGAAGACGAAGAGGCCGACGTTCGGAGAGCCATTCAGCTCAGCATGCAGG GAGCCGTGATGAGCAACTCGTCTTCGGAGTGCGAGGCTTTAGGTGTGAAATCCAGCAGCGCTGATGAAGGACAAAAAGTCCAGAGCGAGACACTGACAGCGGaggagctgaggaagaggagacaaGCCTACTTTGATCG GCAGCAGCAACAAGTTCAACCAAACATTCCCCAACAGCCAGACACAAATCCAG GATCAGCAAACACCGGCTCAGAGGAAGACCAACAGCAAGAGTCCAGCCAGTGA